The genomic interval GCTCGACCCGCAGCGGCACCGTCGCCGCCACCTGCCCGTCGACCAGCACGTCGAAGGCGTAGCGCCCCGGATGCTCCAGGTTCAGGTTCGTCACGTTCAGGATGTGGTCGGTGCGGATGGTCTCCCCGAGCTCGCCGGGCTGAACCGTCATCGCGCCGGGGAGACGGAACAGGACGGTGCCGTCCTGCGTCCGGAACTGCACTTCGACCTGCCGGGTGGCTCCGGCCTCGCGCGCGTCGGCCTCGAAGCGGACGACGAGCTGCATGTGGGCGTGGGTGGTCGGGAATCCCGGCGCGTAGATCGTGTCGAAGATGCCGAGGATGTTGAGCTTGCCCTCGCGCGAGACGTTCGAGTAGTCGGCGAGGAGCGCGAGGCTGACGCGCATGCGCGCCCCGGCGCACTAGCGCCGGCGCGCCCGCACGCGCCGCGCCTCGGCCTTCCGTTCCGGCTTGGCCTCGGCGGCTCCCCGCACGAGCCGCGGGAGGGTCCGGCCGAGGGGCTGGCGGGCGACGCCGCGCTCGGTGACGATCGCCGTCACCAGCTCGTTCGGGGTCACGTCGAAGGCGGGGTTCAGGACGCGGATGCCGCTCGGCGCGATCTGCCGCCCGAGCACGTGCGTCACCTCGCGCGCGGGGCGCTCCTCGATCGGGATCTTGTCGCCGCGCGGGCAGTCGAGGTCGATCGACGAGATGGGTGCCGCGACGTAGAACGGGATCGCGTGTCGGTGCGCCAGCACGGCCAGAGGATAGGTGCCGATCTTGTTGGCGACGTCGCCGTTGGCGGCGGTGCGGTCGGTGCCGACGATCACGCAGCTCACGCGCCCGCGCTGCATCAGGTGGCCCGCCATGTTGTCGGTGATGAGCGTCACCGGGATGCGGTCCTTCTTGAGCTCCCAGGCCGTGAGACGCGCGCCCTGGAGGAAGGGCCGCGTCTCGCAGGCGATCACCTGGATACGCTTGCCCGCCTCGATGGCCGCCCGCACGATCGCCAGTGCCGTCCCATGACCGGCCGTCGCCAGCGCCCCGGCGTTGCAGTGCGTGAGCACGGTGGCGCCGTCCTCGAGGAGCGGCGCGCCGTGCACGCCGAGGGCGCGGTTCGCCGCGACATCCTCGTCGTGGATCGCGAGCGCCTCGCGCTCGAGCAGCGTGCGCAGCGTGTCGGGCGAGCGGTGACGGTTGCGCCCGAAGACCCGGCGCATGCGCTGGATGGCCCAGAAGAGGTTCACCGCGGTGGGGCGGGTGGACGCGAACGCCCGGCACAGCCGCTCGAAGTCCTGCGCCGTATCGCCCGCGCGCAGCGTGCGCGCGCCGAGCGCGATGCCCATGGCCGCCGCGACGCCGATCGCCGGCGCGCCACGGATCACCATGTCCTTGATGGCGCGCGCCACCTCCCGGTAGTCGCGGTAGACGCGGTAGACCTCACGCGTGGGGAGCACGCGCTGGTCGAGCATGACCACGCAGCCGCTTCTCCACTCGATCGTACGAACGGGCATGGCGAGCGTCGGCCTCTGCGTGGAGCATACCCGAATCGCCTGTGACACAACAGGGCGGCGTGCCTTGACGTCGCGGCGGCGGCCTCGATATCGTCCGCGATCCGTAAGCGGGAGCGAACGAAATCCGTGAGCGCGAGCGAAGGATATCGATGAGCGACTACAGCCAGTCGTACTCCACCCTCGTCGCCGGCTCGCCGGCCGACTGCTTCGCCGTCCTCACCGACTTCGAGGCGTACCCCGAGTGGTCGTCGCCGATCACGGAATGCCGCGTGCTCGAGCGCTACCCCGACGGCCTCGGGCGGCGCGTGGCCTTCGCCCTCGACATGAAGCTCAAGACCATTCGCTACGTGCTGGAGTACACCTACGACCCGCCGCACGGCGCGCGCTGGCGGATGGTCGACGGGGACGTCAAGGACGTGCAGGGGTCGTACACCTTCACGCCGGCCGATGGCCCG from Deltaproteobacteria bacterium carries:
- the mtnA gene encoding S-methyl-5-thioribose-1-phosphate isomerase, producing MPVRTIEWRSGCVVMLDQRVLPTREVYRVYRDYREVARAIKDMVIRGAPAIGVAAAMGIALGARTLRAGDTAQDFERLCRAFASTRPTAVNLFWAIQRMRRVFGRNRHRSPDTLRTLLEREALAIHDEDVAANRALGVHGAPLLEDGATVLTHCNAGALATAGHGTALAIVRAAIEAGKRIQVIACETRPFLQGARLTAWELKKDRIPVTLITDNMAGHLMQRGRVSCVIVGTDRTAANGDVANKIGTYPLAVLAHRHAIPFYVAAPISSIDLDCPRGDKIPIEERPAREVTHVLGRQIAPSGIRVLNPAFDVTPNELVTAIVTERGVARQPLGRTLPRLVRGAAEAKPERKAEARRVRARRR